Genomic DNA from Desulfonema ishimotonii:
ATGGGCCACCCGGATCGGTTCCGGGATGTTGCTGTGAACCGAAAAGCGCCGGACCACACTATCCGCCTGTTCCGGCGTCAGGCCGACCCGCTGAACCCAGACGTTCCCGGCCGGCTCCATCGGCCCGATTCGCTCAATGATCGCCCATTTCTCAGCACCGCCGGGAACGTGATGCCGCAGCGCACGCTCTGTGGCCGCCATGTCCGGCTGTCTGCGGGCCACAACCAGCACCGGCATCTTCAGCGCCCGGTGAATATGAAACACATCCACCACATTGAATCCGCCCAGCGCAACGCCCTGAAGCATGATAAGCCGGGCATGTCCGGCGAATTTCGATGACGCGACCAGACGGGTCAGGCTTTCCGCCGCATCAGCGCCGTCTTTTTCCACTTCGCCCATTAGCACACCGTCAAACCGGAGGTCTGCGAAAACAGTCCCCACGATCC
This window encodes:
- a CDS encoding endonuclease dU is translated as MARGRLSNVIAFDDAPFPRHHRGPVRIVGTVFADLRFDGVLMGEVEKDGADAAESLTRLVASSKFAGHARLIMLQGVALGGFNVVDVFHIHRALKMPVLVVARRQPDMAATERALRHHVPGGAEKWAIIERIGPMEPAGNVWVQRVGLTPEQADSVVRRFSVHSNIPEPIRVAHLIAGALSDGQSRGAP